The Streptomyces sp. DH-12 genome has a window encoding:
- a CDS encoding 3-oxoacyl-ACP reductase codes for MSEDIICRRLAGRTAVVTGAGSGIGLASARRLASEGARVVCADVDEVRGKAAAEETGGIYVNTDVTDPGQVEALFRTAYETYGSVDVAFNNAGISPPDDDSILETGLEAWKRVQEVNLTSVYLCCKAAIPYMREQGKGSIVNTASFVARMGAATSQISYTASKGGVLALSRELGVQFAREGIRVNALCPGPVNTPLLQELFAEDPERAARRLVHIPLGRFAEAEEIAAAVAFLASDDSSFVNATDFLVDGGISGAYVTPL; via the coding sequence ATGAGCGAGGACATCATCTGCCGCCGCCTGGCCGGCCGCACCGCCGTCGTCACCGGAGCCGGCAGCGGCATCGGTCTCGCGTCCGCGCGCCGGCTCGCCTCCGAGGGGGCCCGCGTGGTCTGCGCGGACGTCGACGAGGTCCGCGGCAAGGCCGCCGCCGAGGAGACCGGCGGGATCTACGTCAACACCGACGTCACCGACCCCGGACAGGTCGAGGCGCTGTTCCGCACGGCGTACGAGACGTACGGCAGCGTCGACGTCGCGTTCAACAACGCGGGCATCTCGCCGCCCGACGACGACTCCATCCTGGAGACGGGCCTCGAGGCGTGGAAGCGGGTCCAGGAGGTCAACCTGACCTCCGTCTACCTGTGCTGCAAGGCCGCCATCCCCTACATGCGGGAGCAGGGCAAGGGCTCCATCGTCAACACCGCGAGCTTCGTGGCCCGCATGGGCGCGGCCACCTCGCAGATCTCGTACACCGCCTCCAAGGGCGGCGTCCTCGCCCTGTCACGGGAGCTGGGCGTGCAGTTCGCGCGGGAGGGCATCCGGGTCAACGCGCTGTGCCCCGGGCCGGTCAACACCCCGCTGCTGCAGGAGCTGTTCGCCGAGGACCCGGAGCGGGCCGCGCGCCGGCTGGTGCACATCCCGCTCGGCCGGTTCGCCGAGGCCGAGGAGATCGCCGCCGCCGTCGCCTTCCTGGCCAGCGACGACTCCTCCTTCGTCAACGCCACCGACTTCCTCGTCGACGGCGGCATCTCGGGGGCGTACGTCACGCCGCTGTAG
- a CDS encoding DUF2510 domain-containing protein yields the protein MSTTPPPGWYRDPHAPHLERWWDGTAWTGHRRTPAPAPPLPRGQGPGAIGGGPAGPGGFGVPGAPGFHAGPGSPGVPGGPGGGDGGTGGSGGAKAVALTVAGAALVAAVVAGAVALTRDGEDPQARTGPNPTAPAPTAGPTTEPSPSPSASEPAPQDEGVVVDELNGVTFPLLDGWVRPRHVVEKDAVMTTDGTHGCPGEGTLCRGGLVVSRTVTATDESSPRALAEADVPEAAEEAFDEDALGRRPYGGMTSHQVVKAGPVAVAGRAGYLVRWRVTTAEGPGGHVQSLVFPSGVGTESPVLVRFVFEAGPEGPPLADMDRIAEGIRSVADQSSGGGVGSSIGPTG from the coding sequence ATGAGTACGACGCCCCCACCCGGCTGGTACCGAGACCCGCACGCCCCCCACCTGGAGCGCTGGTGGGACGGCACGGCCTGGACCGGCCACCGCCGCACACCGGCGCCTGCGCCGCCGCTCCCGCGGGGACAGGGGCCGGGGGCGATCGGCGGCGGGCCTGCCGGTCCGGGCGGCTTCGGCGTTCCCGGCGCACCGGGCTTCCACGCGGGGCCGGGGAGTCCCGGCGTCCCGGGCGGGCCCGGTGGTGGAGATGGTGGTACCGGCGGCTCCGGCGGGGCCAAGGCCGTCGCCCTGACCGTCGCCGGGGCCGCGCTGGTCGCCGCCGTCGTCGCCGGGGCGGTGGCGCTCACCCGCGACGGGGAGGATCCGCAGGCCCGTACCGGCCCCAACCCGACCGCGCCCGCGCCCACCGCGGGACCGACGACGGAACCGTCACCCTCGCCGTCCGCCTCCGAGCCCGCTCCCCAGGACGAGGGCGTGGTCGTGGACGAGCTGAACGGCGTCACGTTCCCGCTCCTCGACGGCTGGGTCCGGCCGCGGCACGTGGTGGAGAAGGACGCCGTCATGACCACCGACGGCACCCACGGCTGCCCCGGCGAGGGCACCCTCTGCCGCGGCGGCCTCGTCGTCTCCCGCACGGTGACCGCCACCGACGAGTCCTCGCCGCGCGCCCTCGCCGAGGCGGACGTCCCCGAAGCCGCCGAGGAGGCCTTCGACGAGGACGCCCTCGGCCGCCGCCCCTACGGCGGCATGACGTCCCACCAGGTCGTGAAGGCGGGCCCGGTCGCGGTGGCGGGCCGCGCCGGGTACCTGGTGCGCTGGCGGGTGACCACCGCCGAGGGACCCGGCGGCCACGTCCAGTCCCTCGTCTTCCCGTCCGGCGTCGGCACCGAGTCCCCGGTCCTCGTCCGGTTCGTCTTCGAGGCGGGCCCGGAGGGACCGCCCCTGGCCGACATGGACCGCATCGCCGAGGGCATCCGCTCCGTCGCCGACCAGTCCTCCGGGGGCGGGGTCGGCAGCAGCATCGGTCCCACCGGCTGA
- a CDS encoding amino acid deaminase/aldolase produces MTARAADRARYDRATAQFDAPVAIVDLEAFDANADDLVRRAGGKPIRVASKSVRCRALLERVLAREGFAGIMSFTLAESLWLARSGFDDVLLAYPSADRAGYAELASDAELAAAVTVMIDDPAQLDLIDAARAGGGEVVRVCLELDTSLRLLGGRVRIGARRSPLHSPAQVAEVARAVARRPGFEVVGVMAYEGHVAGVGDAVAGRPLRSRAVRLMQAVARRELAERRAAVVEAVREVVPDLEFVNGGGTGSVQHTAAEDAVTEIAAGSGLYVPRLFDNYTSFRGRPAALFALPVVRRPGVGVVTVLGGGYPASGAPGADRLPVPYLPEGLRHDPQEGAGEVQTPLLGPVADDLLIGDKVWFRHAKAGELCERFDALHLVEGDAVTATVPTYRGEGRTFL; encoded by the coding sequence ATGACTGCGCGCGCCGCCGACCGGGCCCGTTACGACCGGGCCACCGCTCAGTTCGACGCCCCCGTCGCGATCGTGGACCTGGAGGCCTTCGACGCCAACGCGGACGATCTGGTCCGCCGTGCCGGGGGCAAGCCGATCCGGGTCGCCAGCAAGTCCGTGCGCTGCCGGGCGCTGCTCGAACGGGTCCTGGCCCGTGAGGGTTTCGCGGGCATCATGTCGTTCACGCTCGCCGAGTCGCTGTGGCTGGCCCGCTCCGGTTTCGACGACGTCCTCCTCGCCTATCCGTCCGCCGACCGCGCCGGGTACGCCGAACTCGCCTCCGACGCCGAGCTCGCCGCCGCCGTCACCGTCATGATCGACGACCCGGCGCAGCTCGACCTGATCGACGCGGCGCGGGCCGGCGGCGGCGAAGTGGTGCGGGTGTGCCTGGAGTTGGACACCTCGCTCAGGCTGCTGGGCGGACGCGTGCGGATCGGCGCCCGCCGTTCCCCGCTGCACTCCCCCGCCCAGGTCGCCGAGGTGGCCCGCGCGGTGGCCCGGCGGCCGGGGTTCGAGGTCGTGGGCGTCATGGCGTACGAGGGGCATGTGGCCGGGGTCGGGGACGCGGTGGCCGGGCGGCCGCTGCGGTCCCGCGCGGTGCGGCTGATGCAGGCCGTCGCGCGGCGTGAACTCGCCGAGCGGCGGGCCGCGGTGGTGGAGGCGGTCCGGGAGGTCGTGCCGGACCTGGAGTTCGTCAACGGCGGCGGCACGGGCAGCGTGCAGCACACGGCGGCCGAGGACGCGGTGACCGAGATCGCGGCCGGGTCGGGGCTGTACGTGCCGCGGTTGTTCGACAACTACACGTCGTTCAGGGGGCGTCCGGCAGCGCTGTTCGCCCTGCCGGTGGTACGGCGGCCCGGGGTCGGCGTGGTGACGGTGCTGGGCGGCGGCTACCCGGCGTCCGGCGCGCCCGGCGCGGACCGGCTGCCGGTGCCGTACCTCCCGGAGGGGCTGCGCCACGACCCGCAGGAGGGGGCCGGCGAGGTGCAGACGCCGCTGCTGGGGCCGGTCGCCGACGACCTGCTGATCGGCGACAAGGTGTGGTTCCGGCACGCCAAGGCGGGCGAGCTGTGCGAGCGGTTCGACGCGCTGCACCTGGTGGAGGGCGATGCCGTGACGGCGACCGTGCCGACGTACCGGGGCGAGGGGCGCACGTTCCTGTAG